One genomic region from Nostoc sphaeroides encodes:
- a CDS encoding VOC family protein, with product MQITQSLHTAILVTDLERSEHFYGKVLGLSKIDRSLKYAGAWYQVGNYQIHLIVAPTVPTENPNEKWGRNPHFAFSVDNLDAAKQELLNHNYPIQPSASGRPALFTQDPDGNIVELSQQ from the coding sequence ATGCAGATTACCCAAAGTCTCCATACAGCAATTCTCGTGACTGACTTAGAACGCTCTGAACACTTTTATGGCAAAGTATTAGGATTATCCAAAATAGATCGTTCCCTGAAATACGCTGGTGCATGGTATCAAGTCGGCAACTATCAAATTCACCTAATAGTTGCACCTACTGTCCCCACCGAAAACCCAAACGAAAAATGGGGACGCAACCCCCACTTCGCCTTCTCAGTAGATAACTTAGATGCTGCCAAACAAGAGTTGCTCAATCATAATTATCCTATTCAACCCAGCGCTTCCGGTCGCCCTGCCTTATTCACTCAAGATCCTGATGGAAATATTGTCGAGCTAAGTCAGCAATGA
- a CDS encoding adenylate/guanylate cyclase domain-containing protein → MEQVITAMADALFITSNLGRIKKVNRAAQQLFGFSEEELINKPISLIIDDEQVLIEAIQQHSFFQKNLQNLEVVCRTKTREKRLIAFSCSVIPKKIKGLEEIVYIGRDITARQQREQRTSAQYAITRILSESQTVKQVIPQILQSICQNLGWDLGELWTPSQYIGTSVQEHSLNAVLRCVEIWSSRVISVREFKAITWQTTYTPGVGLPGRIWIRRLPLWIHDITEDGDTRRSQPAAEAGLHAAFGFPILDDSEILGVMVFFSRDVQPKDKDLLQMVASIGSQIAQFIKRKQAEDALVESEERYRDLFENANDLIQCVNASGHFLYVNRAWREALGYSEAELANMNVFDIIHPEFKQDCLQRFYQVLSGENIEQVKAAFVTKDGQTIFLEGNINCKFVEGYPVAIRGIFRNITQRLATEKALRHQQEETERLLLNSLPAVISKPLKEPANIVEDVADVTVLFADIVGFTEIAASMSAIQLVNLLNSIFSTFDRLTKEHGLQRIKTIDDAYIVVGGLPPRRRDHAQAIALMALQMQTAIALFNTENNQNFSIRIGIHSGSVFARLIDFKKFTYNLWGNTVNIASCMESQGIVGKIQVTEDTYKFLCDEFLFEKRGEIEVQGKGKITTYLLIGRKG, encoded by the coding sequence ATGGAACAAGTAATTACTGCAATGGCAGATGCTTTGTTTATAACCAGTAATTTAGGGAGAATAAAAAAAGTAAATCGTGCTGCTCAACAATTATTTGGTTTTAGTGAAGAAGAATTAATTAATAAACCAATATCACTGATAATTGATGATGAGCAAGTCTTAATAGAAGCCATTCAACAGCATTCTTTTTTTCAGAAAAATCTTCAGAATTTAGAGGTAGTTTGCCGAACCAAAACTAGAGAAAAGCGGTTGATTGCTTTTTCTTGTTCAGTAATTCCGAAAAAAATAAAAGGATTAGAAGAGATTGTCTACATTGGTCGGGATATTACTGCTCGGCAGCAACGGGAACAACGGACAAGTGCCCAATATGCTATCACTCGTATATTATCAGAATCCCAAACTGTAAAACAGGTAATTCCGCAAATTTTGCAGTCGATTTGTCAAAACTTGGGATGGGATTTAGGCGAACTTTGGACACCAAGTCAATATATTGGCACTTCCGTACAAGAACATAGCCTCAATGCAGTACTAAGGTGCGTGGAAATTTGGTCAAGTCGAGTAATTTCTGTGCGAGAGTTTAAAGCAATCACCTGGCAAACTACTTATACACCAGGTGTTGGCTTACCTGGTCGAATTTGGATCAGACGTTTGCCTTTGTGGATTCACGATATCACAGAAGATGGAGATACTCGGCGATCGCAACCTGCTGCTGAGGCGGGATTGCACGCAGCTTTTGGCTTCCCCATCTTAGACGATAGTGAAATCTTAGGAGTGATGGTTTTCTTTAGCCGGGATGTACAACCAAAAGATAAAGACTTATTACAAATGGTGGCTTCTATTGGTAGCCAAATCGCCCAGTTTATCAAACGCAAACAAGCAGAAGATGCACTTGTAGAAAGTGAAGAACGATATCGAGATTTATTTGAAAATGCTAATGATTTGATTCAATGTGTCAATGCATCTGGTCATTTTTTGTATGTCAATCGTGCATGGCGAGAAGCTTTGGGATATAGCGAAGCAGAACTTGCGAATATGAATGTTTTTGATATTATACATCCAGAATTTAAACAAGACTGTTTGCAAAGATTTTATCAGGTGCTATCAGGAGAAAACATCGAGCAAGTAAAAGCCGCATTCGTTACTAAAGACGGTCAAACAATCTTTCTAGAAGGTAATATTAACTGTAAATTTGTCGAAGGTTATCCAGTTGCGATTCGCGGCATTTTTCGCAATATCACCCAGCGATTAGCAACAGAAAAAGCGCTGCGCCATCAGCAGGAAGAAACCGAACGTTTATTGCTAAATAGTTTGCCAGCAGTCATCTCCAAACCCTTGAAAGAACCAGCTAACATTGTCGAAGACGTTGCTGATGTCACAGTTCTATTTGCAGATATTGTCGGCTTTACCGAAATTGCTGCTTCTATGAGTGCAATTCAACTGGTAAACTTACTCAACTCGATTTTCTCAACTTTCGATCGCCTCACCAAAGAACATGGTTTACAGAGAATTAAAACCATTGACGATGCTTATATAGTAGTTGGTGGTTTGCCCCCACGCCGCCGGGATCATGCTCAAGCGATCGCTCTTATGGCACTCCAGATGCAAACTGCGATCGCTCTATTTAATACTGAGAATAACCAAAACTTTAGCATCCGTATCGGCATCCATAGCGGTTCAGTATTTGCGAGATTAATTGACTTCAAAAAATTTACGTATAATCTCTGGGGAAACACAGTAAACATCGCTAGTTGCATGGAATCCCAAGGTATTGTTGGTAAAATCCAAGTTACAGAAGATACTTATAAGTTTTTGTGTGATGAATTTCTATTTGAAAAGCGGGGCGAAATCGAAGTTCAAGGCAAAGGGAAAATAACCACCTATTTGTTGATTGGGCGCAAGGGATGA